One Budorcas taxicolor isolate Tak-1 chromosome 6, Takin1.1, whole genome shotgun sequence DNA segment encodes these proteins:
- the PSAPL1 gene encoding proactivator polypeptide-like 1: MLCAPLLLSGVLCTALAGSISGPKECAKGPAVWCRDLQAATRCGAVRHCRVSVWSQPTTRSLPCDLCLDVAATASNGLNPEATETDVLAAVMKTCEWLPSQESSVKCKGMVDAHYSAVLSMLGGDLGSAPGQVCTALTLCQPLQRHLATPRPLSEEDIYDVVAPFVANGLLSSRRQQIAAGTVCQDCVRLVTRLQGALGPGLSSLAQVTTREQCKSLGPGLAFLCKNYIHQLFAPAEQTLRFMLPSEICGKEGFCEERQGTPNSAHVAAVDGVPALELASPWKKSEVQMQGPVACDVCLQVVQRLDHWLESSSSRTLISQALERVCSVLPPPVVRECIKLVDTYIPTLVDVLSRLTPEKMCMVIRLCRGWRRARAVHEGPTNPPPGLLDKDSLCRGCQRLFGLSVHNLEQKSTEHRILRAFKLACGILPLPFVMQCGRFVSEYQPVLMETLRDMMDPTTLCTKLHACHDPRDTLLGTDQCVLGPSFWCQSREAAQMCNTVEHCQRRVWKEAPLQAESLGDSGCPSQDAPPLERPASP; encoded by the coding sequence ATGCTCTGTGCACCGCTGCTTCTGTCGGGCGTGCTGTGCACTGCCCTGGCCGGCTCCATCTCTGGCCCCAAGGAGTGCGCCAAGGGCCCGGCCGTGTGGTGTCGGGACCTGCAGGCGGCGACGAGATGCGGGGCCGTCCGGCATTGCCGCGTTTCGGTCTGGAGCCAGCCCACCACCAGGTCCCTGCCCTGTGACTTGTGCCTGGATGTGGCAGCCACTGCCAGCAACGGGCTGAACCCCGAGGCCACCGAGACCGATGTCCTGGCTGCAGTGATGAAGACCTGTGAGTGGCTTCCCAGCCAGGAGTCTTCGGTCAAATGCAAGGGGATGGTGGATGCCCACTACTCAGCCGTCCTGAGCATGCTTGGCGGGGACCTGGGCAGTGCCCCAGGACAGGTATGCACGGCTCTCACCCTCTGCCAGCCGCTGCAGAGGCACCTGGCCACCCCAAGGCCACTCTCCGAGGAGGACATATACGACGTGGTGGCCCCGTTCGTGGCCAATGGCCTCCTCAGCTCCCGGCGTCAGCAGATTGCCGCGGGCACTGTGTGCCAGGACTGTGTCCGGCTGGTCACCCGGCTCCAGGGTGCCCTTGGGCCCGGCCTGTCCAGCCTGGCACAGGTGACCACACGGGAACAGTGCAAGTCCCTGGGGCCGGGCCTGGCTTTCCTTTGCAAGAACTACATCCACCAGCTTTTTGCTCCTGCTGAGCAAACACTGAGGTTCATGCTGCCCAGCGAGATCTGCGGGAAGGAGGGCTTCTGTGAGGAGCGGCAGGGAACCCCCAACTCGGCTCACGTGGCTGCCGTGGACGGAGTCCCTGCCCTGGAGCTGGCGTCTCCGTGGAAGAAGAGCGAGGTGCAGATGCAGGGTCCCGTGGCCTGTGACGTGTGTCTGCAGGTGGTGCAGAGGCTGGACCACTGGCtggaaagcagcagcagcaggaccctcATCAGCCAGGCCCTGGAGCGTGTGTGCTCCGTGCTGCCCCCTCCCGTGGTCCGGGAGTGCATCAAGCTGGTGGATACCTACATCCCCACCCTGGTGGACGTCCTGAGCAGACTCACTCCAGAAAAGATGTGCATGGTCATCCGACTGTGCAGGGGATGGAGGCGGGCCCGGGCGGTCCACGAGGGCCCCACGAACCCACCCCCTGGCCTCCTGGACAAGGACAGTCTCTGCAGGGGGTGCCAGCGGCTGTTCGGTCTGTCCGTCCATAACCTGGAGCAGAAGAGCACCGAGCACCGCATCCTGCGGGCCTTCAAGCTCGCCTGCGGCATCCTGCCCCTGCCCTTCGTGATGCAGTGCGGCCGCTTCGTGAGCGAGTACCAGCCCGTGCTCATGGAGACCCTCAGGGACATGATGGACCCGACCACCCTCTGCACGAAGTTGCATGCTTGCCACGACCCCAGGGACACGCTGCTGGGCACCGACCAGTGTGTCCTGGGCCCAAGCTTCTGGTGCCAGAGCCGGGAGGCAGCCCAGATGTGCAACACGGTGGAGCACTGCCAGCGCCGCGTGTGGAAGGAGGCGCCCTTGCAAGCCGAGAGCTTGGGTGACAGCGGCTGCCCGAGCCAGGATGCCCCTCCCCTCGAGAGGCCCGCCTCTCCTTGA